A region from the Melioribacteraceae bacterium 4301-Me genome encodes:
- a CDS encoding CTP synthase — protein MPLKKKVKYIFITGGVVSSLGKGITASSIGLLLKLRGYSVTIQKFDPYINVDPGTMNPFQHGEVYVTDDGAETDLDLGHYERFLDVDMSKANNTTTGQIYNEVITKERRGDYLGATVQVIPHITDEIKNRMKFLGETGKYDIIITEIGGTVGDIESLPFIEAMRQIMLEIGRKNAISIHVTLVPFIASAGEVKTKPTQHSVKNLLELGIQPNILVCRSEKELSQELRDKIALFCNVRSEAVISAYDCSTIYEVPLVLYQQNLDRLILDKLKLPDITIHLEQWQSFVEKIKNPTGKVRIAVCGKYIENKDAYKSISEAFVHAGGENDVKVEPVFISSEEVEEKGAEKLLSDFDGLLIPGGFGERGIEGKIQAIKYARENNIPFLGICLGLQCAVIEFARNVCGLKKANSAEFAKGKFNVIHIMPEQLKVKNKGATMRLGAYPCLIKKKTKAFEAYKKTKISERHRHRYEVNNKFRDLLEKNGMVISGLSPDEKLVEMIELPNHPWFVGCQFHPELKSRATNAHPLFREFVKAANEYSQRKNKN, from the coding sequence ATGCCACTTAAAAAGAAAGTAAAGTATATTTTTATAACTGGAGGTGTTGTATCTTCTTTAGGTAAAGGGATTACAGCTTCTTCAATTGGTCTTTTGCTTAAATTACGTGGTTATAGTGTTACTATCCAAAAGTTTGACCCTTATATAAATGTAGACCCTGGAACAATGAACCCATTTCAGCATGGAGAAGTTTATGTAACGGATGACGGAGCTGAAACTGATTTAGACCTTGGTCACTACGAAAGATTTTTAGATGTTGATATGTCTAAGGCAAATAATACAACAACTGGCCAGATATACAATGAAGTGATTACAAAGGAAAGGAGGGGCGATTACTTAGGAGCTACTGTCCAGGTCATTCCTCATATTACAGACGAAATTAAAAATAGAATGAAGTTCTTGGGTGAAACTGGAAAATATGATATTATAATTACTGAGATTGGCGGTACAGTAGGTGATATTGAAAGTTTGCCATTTATTGAAGCAATGAGACAAATTATGCTTGAAATTGGGAGAAAAAATGCAATAAGTATTCATGTTACTTTAGTCCCATTTATAGCTTCTGCTGGAGAAGTTAAAACAAAACCTACACAACATAGTGTGAAAAATTTATTGGAGTTGGGTATTCAACCTAATATTTTAGTTTGCAGGTCAGAAAAAGAGCTATCACAGGAACTTAGAGATAAAATTGCACTATTTTGTAATGTACGCTCTGAAGCTGTTATATCTGCTTATGACTGTTCGACTATTTATGAAGTGCCTTTGGTTCTATATCAGCAAAATCTAGATAGATTAATTTTAGATAAACTGAAATTACCTGATATTACAATTCATCTCGAACAATGGCAAAGCTTTGTAGAGAAAATTAAAAATCCAACAGGGAAAGTAAGAATAGCGGTTTGCGGTAAGTATATTGAAAATAAGGACGCTTACAAGAGTATTTCTGAAGCATTTGTTCATGCCGGAGGCGAAAATGATGTAAAAGTTGAACCGGTTTTTATCAGCTCTGAAGAAGTTGAAGAAAAAGGGGCAGAAAAATTGTTGAGTGATTTTGATGGTTTATTAATTCCAGGTGGTTTTGGTGAAAGAGGTATAGAAGGGAAAATTCAAGCAATAAAATATGCTAGGGAAAATAATATTCCTTTTTTGGGCATTTGCTTAGGCTTGCAATGTGCTGTAATTGAATTTGCACGAAATGTTTGCGGACTAAAAAAAGCTAACAGTGCAGAATTTGCTAAAGGGAAGTTTAATGTAATTCATATTATGCCAGAACAACTAAAGGTGAAGAATAAAGGCGCAACGATGCGTTTGGGGGCTTATCCTTGTTTAATTAAGAAAAAAACCAAAGCATTCGAAGCATATAAGAAAACAAAAATCTCTGAAAGACATCGTCACCGTTATGAGGTAAATAATAAGTTTCGCGACTTATTAGAAAAAAATGGTATGGTAATAAGTGGTCTTTCGCCTGATGAAAAATTAGTTGAAATGATTGAACTGCCTAATCATCCGTGGTTTGTTGGCTGCCAATTTCATCCTGAATTAAAATCAAGAGCAACTAATGCTCATCCATTATTTAGAGAATTTGTAAAAGCTGCTAATGAATATTCACAGAGGAAAAATAAAAATTGA
- a CDS encoding tetratricopeptide repeat protein: protein MRKTYIFFTLFCLSITFLKAQNLTIQNLAKTGWDAAYSLRFADAEKFFNKIIEYNKDLPYGYYNIARLHFWLYLGSNDPGEYFIFLKYSELATQKIEKMLDKDDDNPKYNYILGNIELLRAMVHAINNNALDAFWEAKNAKNNFDKTLQSDSTFYDAYMGLGLLDYALSYVPSMFKWAVNLTGLSSNKERGLKYLLLSYKKGKLDKTENAFHLAKIYTDYLANYDSASIFLNILLTKYPNNVLFLYQSALTNIKARKLDKAESSLNQIIKINNPKIPIINSLALFRKGEIYFRRNNFKMAKEEYQKFIDVTKEMDYVGIANLRIAVCNAMIDSTINNEKYFEGAKSGNPDIFEDAYAKIKSDKFKNKGFSEEYLYLITMENNLFSAKYKLVYDSLKVHYPVLKEEEERAKALAYISEACINLGKFNEAISFIARIDSLNYHQDKWIKPYSLFLLAKANYSLNNKKKAVLYLNQAENSNEFEFKDSIQALINNLKRKMKLS from the coding sequence TTGAGGAAAACTTATATTTTCTTTACACTCTTTTGTCTCTCTATAACTTTTCTTAAGGCACAAAATCTAACAATTCAGAACTTAGCTAAAACTGGTTGGGATGCAGCATATAGTTTGAGATTTGCTGATGCTGAAAAATTTTTTAATAAGATTATTGAATACAACAAAGATTTACCTTATGGTTATTATAATATTGCCCGCTTGCATTTTTGGTTGTACTTAGGCTCAAATGACCCGGGAGAATATTTTATTTTTTTGAAATATTCAGAATTAGCAACGCAAAAAATAGAAAAGATGTTGGATAAGGATGATGATAATCCTAAATATAATTACATTTTGGGAAACATAGAACTTTTGCGTGCTATGGTTCATGCAATAAATAATAACGCCTTAGATGCTTTTTGGGAAGCTAAAAATGCAAAAAATAATTTTGATAAAACTCTTCAGTCTGATTCAACTTTTTATGATGCCTACATGGGATTAGGTCTACTTGATTATGCTTTAAGTTACGTACCAAGCATGTTCAAATGGGCTGTTAATTTAACAGGCTTATCTTCAAATAAAGAACGAGGACTTAAGTATTTATTGCTGTCGTATAAAAAAGGCAAGCTTGATAAAACAGAAAACGCTTTTCATTTAGCTAAAATTTATACTGATTACTTAGCCAATTACGATTCCGCCTCCATTTTCTTAAATATTCTTTTAACAAAGTATCCTAATAATGTTTTATTCCTTTATCAAAGTGCTTTAACTAATATTAAAGCAAGGAAGCTTGATAAAGCAGAGAGTTCATTGAACCAAATAATAAAAATTAACAATCCAAAAATCCCGATTATTAATTCTCTCGCCCTTTTTAGAAAAGGGGAAATTTATTTTAGGCGTAATAATTTCAAAATGGCCAAGGAAGAATACCAAAAATTTATTGATGTAACTAAAGAGATGGACTACGTCGGGATTGCAAACCTTAGAATTGCAGTTTGTAATGCAATGATAGATTCTACAATTAATAATGAAAAATATTTTGAAGGAGCTAAAAGCGGAAACCCTGATATTTTTGAAGATGCTTATGCTAAAATAAAAAGCGATAAATTTAAAAATAAGGGATTCTCTGAAGAGTATTTGTACTTAATTACTATGGAAAACAATTTATTCTCAGCTAAGTACAAGTTAGTTTACGATAGCCTTAAAGTACATTATCCTGTTTTAAAAGAAGAAGAAGAGCGTGCAAAAGCGTTAGCTTATATTTCAGAAGCGTGCATTAATTTGGGCAAATTTAACGAGGCAATCTCTTTTATTGCAAGAATTGATTCCTTGAATTATCATCAAGATAAGTGGATTAAACCTTACTCTTTATTCCTTTTGGCAAAGGCAAATTATTCCTTGAACAATAAAAAAAAGGCTGTGCTTTACTTGAATCAAGCTGAAAATAGTAATGAATTTGAATTTAAGGATAGTATTCAGGCTCTAATAAATAATTTGAAGAGGAAAATGAAATTAAGCTGA
- a CDS encoding phosphoribosylglycinamide formyltransferase, translating to MLNIAVFVSGRGSNLKSLYNSVPKNKVKIAAVVSNKTTCTAVEFAQQNKIDVFFVSEKIKEGFVSYRQLADILEKFNVKLIVLAGFLKKIPDEFIDKFENKIINIHPALLPSFGGKGMYGINVHKAVWESKSKVSGATVHFVDKIYDHGKIIYQKQVDISNVSGPDDIAAKVLKIEHEILPYVVLKFSEGKIKLIDDKVIIE from the coding sequence ATGCTTAATATTGCAGTTTTTGTTTCGGGAAGGGGTTCAAATCTTAAGTCACTTTATAATTCAGTTCCGAAAAATAAAGTAAAAATTGCAGCAGTCGTAAGCAATAAAACGACGTGCACAGCAGTAGAATTTGCTCAACAAAATAAAATCGATGTTTTTTTTGTTAGTGAAAAAATTAAAGAAGGTTTCGTTAGTTATAGACAGTTAGCAGACATTTTAGAGAAATTTAACGTTAAGCTAATTGTTTTAGCGGGTTTTTTGAAAAAAATTCCCGATGAGTTTATAGATAAGTTCGAAAATAAAATTATAAATATTCATCCGGCATTGCTCCCTTCTTTTGGGGGCAAAGGCATGTACGGTATAAATGTTCATAAAGCTGTTTGGGAATCTAAATCAAAAGTTTCTGGTGCTACTGTTCACTTTGTAGATAAAATTTATGACCACGGTAAAATTATATATCAAAAGCAAGTGGATATTTCAAATGTATCTGGGCCTGATGATATTGCTGCAAAAGTATTAAAAATTGAGCACGAAATTTTGCCTTACGTAGTTTTAAAATTTTCAGAAGGCAAAATAAAATTAATTGATGATAAAGTTATTATTGAATAA
- the purH gene encoding bifunctional phosphoribosylaminoimidazolecarboxamide formyltransferase/IMP cyclohydrolase, giving the protein MKKYALISVSDKTKIIDLSKALLKNNYEILATGKTAQLLLENQVKCTEIRDFTSFPEIFSGRVKTLHPKIFGGILMRRDNSEDLKQADENSILPIDIVCVNLYPFPKIVEKNDIPLEEKIENIDIGGPSLIRASAKNYKFVSVLTNPNQYDSFIEELSNGQISEQTRKKLAAEAFSYTAFYDTLIANFFDKEFNLPFRQIRLNYPLETELRYGENPHQKAYLFGNFNNYYEILHGKEVSYNNIIDLIAAVELVYDLGGTSCAIIKHTNPCGAATSDSTFLAYQNALNCDPTSAFGGIVAFNSEVDETTALKLNEIFLEIVCAPSYSDAALEILKSKKNRRIVKIIKEPDKYGLIIKNIPGGLIVQEKDSSRITTEKMNLVTKRSLTDTEIRDLIFAWTVCKHTKSNAIIYAKDRKTLGVGAGQMSRIDSAKIAAMKAKEFGHDLTGAVAASDAFFPFPDGVLEIAANKIVAIIQPGGSVRDSEVIKAAEENNISMVLTGIRNFKH; this is encoded by the coding sequence TTGAAAAAATATGCTTTGATTAGTGTCTCTGATAAAACAAAAATTATTGATTTGTCAAAGGCGCTGCTGAAAAATAATTATGAAATTTTAGCAACAGGCAAAACAGCACAGCTCCTCTTAGAAAATCAAGTAAAATGCACTGAAATTAGAGATTTTACCTCTTTCCCCGAAATTTTTTCTGGTAGAGTAAAAACACTTCATCCTAAAATATTCGGCGGAATTTTAATGCGGCGTGATAATTCGGAGGATTTAAAACAAGCCGACGAGAACAGTATTTTACCGATAGATATTGTGTGTGTTAACCTTTATCCCTTTCCCAAAATAGTAGAAAAAAATGATATCCCTTTAGAAGAGAAAATTGAAAATATTGATATAGGCGGACCTAGTTTAATTAGAGCAAGTGCAAAAAATTATAAGTTTGTTTCTGTGCTAACTAATCCTAATCAATACGACAGCTTTATCGAAGAGCTTTCTAATGGCCAAATTAGTGAACAAACTAGAAAAAAGTTAGCTGCAGAAGCTTTTTCATATACAGCTTTTTATGATACTCTAATAGCAAATTTTTTCGATAAAGAATTTAATCTTCCTTTTAGACAAATTAGATTGAATTACCCACTTGAGACTGAACTTCGTTACGGGGAAAATCCTCATCAAAAAGCTTATTTGTTCGGTAATTTTAATAATTACTATGAAATTTTACACGGTAAAGAGGTTTCGTATAATAATATTATTGATTTAATTGCTGCTGTTGAATTAGTTTACGATTTAGGTGGAACATCCTGTGCAATAATAAAACATACTAATCCATGTGGAGCAGCAACTTCAGATTCCACTTTTTTAGCATATCAAAATGCATTAAACTGCGACCCAACCTCAGCTTTCGGCGGAATTGTAGCTTTTAATTCCGAAGTTGATGAAACTACAGCATTAAAATTAAATGAAATCTTTTTAGAAATTGTATGTGCACCATCTTATTCAGATGCAGCTTTAGAAATTCTTAAGTCAAAAAAGAATAGAAGAATTGTGAAAATCATAAAGGAACCCGATAAATACGGTCTTATAATAAAAAATATTCCAGGGGGACTGATAGTCCAAGAAAAAGACAGTTCAAGAATTACAACAGAGAAAATGAACTTGGTTACCAAGAGAAGTCTCACTGATACTGAAATTAGAGATCTTATTTTTGCTTGGACAGTTTGTAAGCATACTAAATCTAATGCTATTATTTATGCAAAAGATAGGAAAACCTTAGGGGTTGGTGCTGGACAGATGTCGAGGATTGATTCTGCAAAAATTGCAGCAATGAAAGCGAAAGAATTTGGGCATGATTTAACTGGTGCAGTAGCTGCTTCGGATGCTTTTTTCCCTTTCCCTGATGGGGTGCTTGAAATTGCTGCTAATAAGATTGTAGCTATAATTCAGCCCGGCGGCTCAGTCAGAGATTCAGAGGTTATTAAAGCAGCTGAAGAAAATAATATTTCAATGGTATTAACTGGAATAAGAAATTTTAAACATTGA
- a CDS encoding rod shape-determining protein — protein sequence MGIFDFFSTDVAIDLGTANTLIYIKGKGIVLNEPSIVAFDRNTKRIIELGNKAKEMQGREHREIRVTRPMRDGVIADFEIAEGMIRAFIKKVTPNTFSSKRVVIAVPSGVTEVEKRAVRDAAEHAGAKEVHLIAEPMAAAIGVGLDVEAPIGNMIIDIGGGTTEIAVIALAGIVNEESIRIAGDEMNNAIMQFFKKNYNLLIGERTAESIKCEVGSAVPLKEEVTIQVKGRDLIGGVPKTSEVSSVEIRDALNENITQIVEAVKQTLERTPPELSADILDRGVILSGGGALLKGLDERIRMETNLPVHVADDPLTAVVRGAGKALENLNKYSKVFIRKRTY from the coding sequence ATGGGGATTTTTGATTTTTTCTCAACCGATGTTGCAATAGATCTGGGTACTGCTAATACTTTAATTTATATTAAAGGAAAAGGCATCGTTTTAAATGAGCCGTCAATAGTTGCTTTTGATAGAAATACCAAAAGAATAATTGAGCTTGGCAATAAAGCCAAGGAGATGCAAGGTAGAGAGCATAGAGAAATTAGAGTAACACGACCAATGCGCGACGGTGTGATTGCTGATTTTGAAATTGCAGAAGGAATGATAAGAGCGTTCATTAAAAAAGTAACGCCAAACACTTTTTCAAGTAAGCGAGTTGTCATTGCAGTACCAAGCGGAGTTACAGAAGTAGAAAAAAGAGCTGTAAGAGATGCAGCTGAACATGCTGGAGCCAAAGAAGTACATTTAATTGCAGAACCAATGGCAGCGGCTATTGGTGTTGGCTTGGATGTAGAAGCACCTATCGGTAATATGATTATTGATATCGGTGGCGGTACAACTGAAATAGCAGTTATTGCTTTGGCAGGAATAGTGAATGAAGAATCAATTCGAATTGCAGGCGATGAAATGAACAATGCTATTATGCAATTCTTCAAAAAAAATTATAACCTTCTTATTGGCGAACGTACAGCCGAATCAATTAAATGCGAAGTTGGTTCTGCTGTCCCTCTTAAAGAAGAAGTAACTATACAAGTCAAAGGTAGAGACCTTATTGGCGGCGTTCCTAAAACTTCAGAGGTTAGTTCAGTAGAGATTAGAGATGCTCTTAATGAAAATATTACTCAAATTGTTGAAGCAGTTAAGCAAACTCTTGAGAGAACCCCACCTGAACTTTCAGCTGATATTTTAGATAGAGGGGTCATTTTGTCGGGCGGTGGAGCTTTACTTAAAGGATTAGATGAAAGAATAAGAATGGAGACTAATTTACCAGTACATGTTGCCGATGACCCACTAACTGCTGTTGTAAGAGGTGCAGGGAAAGCATTAGAAAATTTGAATAAATATTCTAAAGTATTTATTCGAAAAAGAACTTATTAA
- the mreC gene encoding rod shape-determining protein MreC codes for MKNYFTKVLKDFKEYITFIVLSIISLYILTSNQKLQVKHIKTFAVGNFAFINYLVTSVRDFLKNDAELEKLKKENAELMLQVNLLRKYGLENNELRNMLSFKDSSSFKLLPASVISKMVSKVQGIYILNKGYYDGVRLGMPVITDKGLVGIVSEVSNNFSSIKTLENSNLNIAVTIQKNNVQGIMSWNGNELVVKDIPTTYNVEEGDRVVTSEFSTLFPPSIPIGIISKKQSNVLGLLHNLTVKPFVDVKSINNLFVLMVQPNKQIIELEENFHK; via the coding sequence ATGAAAAATTATTTTACTAAAGTACTTAAGGATTTTAAGGAATATATTACTTTTATTGTCCTTTCTATAATTAGCTTATATATTCTTACAAGCAACCAAAAACTACAAGTTAAGCACATTAAAACATTTGCAGTCGGCAATTTTGCTTTTATTAACTATTTGGTCACCTCAGTAAGAGATTTTTTAAAAAACGATGCGGAATTAGAAAAACTTAAAAAGGAAAATGCTGAGCTTATGCTCCAGGTAAATTTACTTAGGAAATATGGCCTAGAGAATAATGAATTGAGAAACATGCTTTCTTTTAAGGATTCTTCTAGTTTTAAACTTTTACCTGCTTCTGTTATATCAAAAATGGTTTCAAAAGTACAAGGGATTTATATTTTGAATAAAGGTTATTATGATGGGGTTCGTCTTGGTATGCCAGTAATTACCGATAAGGGTTTGGTGGGTATTGTTTCTGAAGTAAGTAATAATTTTTCGTCAATTAAAACATTAGAAAATAGTAATCTCAATATTGCTGTTACAATTCAGAAAAATAATGTGCAGGGTATAATGTCATGGAACGGTAACGAATTGGTAGTTAAAGATATCCCTACTACTTATAATGTTGAAGAAGGTGATAGAGTAGTAACATCCGAGTTTAGCACATTATTCCCACCGTCTATACCAATAGGAATAATTAGTAAAAAGCAATCAAATGTTTTAGGACTTTTGCATAATCTTACGGTAAAACCTTTTGTTGATGTTAAGTCAATAAATAATCTTTTTGTTTTAATGGTTCAGCCAAATAAGCAAATTATAGAATTAGAAGAAAATTTTCATAAGTAA
- the mreD gene encoding rod shape-determining protein MreD, producing the protein MYSKFIKPILYVLFLIIVQFTLVPLISIEGVVPNLPIIAVIYYTLLYGQLYGTYFGFFSGLIFDIASGGLLGAAMFTFTISAFLSGYFCNENKIEQNTSTFMFSLIVFIVSIINCFIYSAISTKVQAIGFLFLFLYTGLLPGIYTLIFSFAVPLIKPKGNLL; encoded by the coding sequence ATGTATTCGAAATTCATAAAGCCAATACTATATGTTCTTTTTCTTATTATAGTTCAGTTTACTTTAGTTCCTCTAATTTCAATTGAGGGTGTTGTTCCTAATCTGCCTATAATTGCTGTAATTTATTATACGTTACTTTATGGTCAATTATATGGGACTTACTTTGGCTTTTTTTCTGGTTTAATTTTCGATATTGCTTCTGGAGGACTACTGGGTGCCGCAATGTTTACTTTTACTATTTCAGCTTTTTTATCGGGCTACTTCTGTAATGAGAATAAAATTGAGCAAAATACATCTACTTTTATGTTCTCTCTTATTGTTTTCATTGTCTCAATTATTAACTGTTTTATTTATTCGGCAATCTCTACTAAAGTTCAAGCAATTGGTTTCTTGTTTTTATTTTTGTATACTGGTTTGTTGCCTGGTATTTACACTTTAATATTTAGCTTCGCAGTTCCTTTGATAAAACCTAAAGGTAATTTATTGTGA
- the mrdA gene encoding penicillin-binding protein 2, with product MNDSLFGSATRKNIIYFVIVGFCFILILQLFSMQILEHPEYAVKSEENSIKPVYQTAPRGVFYDRNGNILVGNKPSFTIRITPADYNNRLDKYIEPVIGVNPGFISKLLKENSSYSKYIPIKIKKDADFKIIAWYEENASNLPGVDYVIETQRDYSFGVSGSHMFGYTKEIGIDLLRQKKKEYDMGDNIGYSGLEKTYEKFLKGIKGIRYIIVNAQQKTIGSYNNGINDKSAIKGYDLILSIDKNAQEVAEKSFEGKRGALVALDPNNGEILAFVSSPQFDLSDFATVTSTEVWNRLNNDPDKPLFNRATMSIYSPGSTYKLLAATAALEEGIITPDYKITCQGGFQFGDRFFKCLHVHGTVNVITAIEKSCNTFFYQLILKIGLKKWAEYSHKFGFGMKTGVDIPEESKGLVPDEEYYDKIFGKGRFPKGILVSLGIGQGELSVTPIQLAQYAAIFASYGKTAKPHFVKGLIKSVTHEFIPITPEYFDVGVSKKTFDIVREGMYDVVNRAGTATNIRLPNIEIAGKTGTAQNPHGKEHSIFIGFAPFNNPKIAIAVVVENAGYGSTAAAPIARDVIKAYLEGNSKKVNENETYRQLLSNLIINKN from the coding sequence GTGAACGATTCATTATTTGGGTCAGCTACAAGAAAAAATATTATCTACTTTGTTATTGTGGGTTTCTGTTTTATATTGATTTTGCAACTCTTTAGTATGCAGATATTAGAGCATCCGGAATATGCTGTAAAATCTGAAGAAAACAGTATTAAGCCGGTATATCAGACAGCACCACGCGGAGTCTTTTATGATAGGAATGGAAATATTTTGGTAGGTAATAAACCTAGTTTTACAATTAGAATTACACCGGCAGATTACAATAATAGATTAGATAAATACATCGAACCTGTAATAGGTGTTAATCCAGGCTTTATTTCTAAACTCTTGAAAGAAAATAGTAGCTATTCTAAATATATTCCTATCAAAATTAAAAAAGATGCAGATTTTAAGATTATAGCTTGGTATGAAGAAAATGCTTCAAATTTACCGGGTGTAGACTATGTAATTGAAACACAAAGAGATTATTCCTTTGGTGTAAGTGGCTCACATATGTTTGGTTATACTAAAGAAATTGGTATAGATTTGCTGCGACAAAAAAAGAAAGAATATGATATGGGGGATAACATAGGTTATAGCGGCTTAGAAAAGACCTATGAAAAATTTTTAAAGGGTATTAAAGGAATTAGATATATCATAGTAAATGCTCAGCAGAAAACTATAGGCAGTTACAACAACGGGATAAACGATAAAAGTGCAATTAAAGGTTATGATTTAATTTTGTCGATAGATAAAAATGCACAAGAGGTTGCTGAAAAAAGTTTTGAAGGGAAACGGGGTGCATTAGTAGCCTTAGACCCAAATAATGGTGAAATATTAGCTTTTGTTAGTTCGCCTCAATTTGACCTATCAGATTTTGCTACAGTAACTTCAACAGAAGTATGGAACCGATTAAATAACGACCCAGATAAACCTCTCTTCAATCGTGCTACTATGTCTATTTATTCACCAGGTTCTACATATAAACTCTTAGCAGCAACTGCAGCATTAGAAGAAGGTATTATAACTCCTGATTACAAAATTACTTGTCAAGGCGGTTTTCAATTCGGTGACAGATTCTTTAAATGCCTGCATGTTCACGGTACTGTAAATGTAATAACTGCAATTGAAAAATCGTGTAATACTTTTTTTTATCAGCTGATATTAAAAATAGGGTTAAAAAAATGGGCTGAATATTCCCATAAGTTTGGATTTGGAATGAAAACAGGGGTTGATATTCCTGAGGAATCAAAAGGACTTGTGCCGGATGAAGAATATTATGATAAAATTTTTGGTAAAGGCAGATTCCCTAAAGGAATTTTAGTAAGTCTCGGCATTGGTCAAGGTGAATTAAGTGTTACTCCTATTCAACTTGCTCAGTATGCTGCTATATTTGCTTCCTACGGAAAAACAGCTAAGCCACATTTTGTTAAGGGACTTATCAAAAGTGTTACTCATGAGTTTATTCCTATTACACCAGAGTATTTTGACGTTGGGGTTAGCAAGAAAACTTTTGACATAGTTCGAGAGGGAATGTATGATGTTGTTAATAGAGCTGGTACTGCCACTAACATAAGACTGCCGAATATTGAAATAGCCGGCAAAACTGGAACCGCACAGAATCCACACGGTAAAGAACATTCAATATTTATTGGATTTGCCCCTTTTAACAATCCAAAAATTGCAATTGCTGTTGTTGTTGAAAATGCTGGATATGGTAGCACTGCCGCTGCTCCAATAGCTAGAGATGTAATTAAAGCATATTTGGAAGGCAATTCTAAAAAAGTAAATGAAAATGAAACTTATCGACAACTATTATCTAATTTAATTATAAATAAAAACTAA
- the rodA gene encoding rod shape-determining protein RodA gives MKVSYKLQDKFDLVIFIPVIFLVIIGLMAIFSATYNQSLASGNFQKQLIAAVFSVLILLIVYFLPPVSLRELALPSYLLSIFFLIVVLVLGRTVYGSKSWLNFGPLGFQPSEFAKVGVVLFMSHWLTNKKDDINNVKDIGVALLIGFLPVALILLEPDMGTAIVFVIITISILFWSGISLFAMFVVLSPAIVIFASLLGTFFFILSLAFVVICLVFFKRDLFNSITIFVANLASSYFFSYIYKILKPHQQKRIETFLNPNADPLGSGYNAIQAKVAIGSGGIFGKGYLQGNQTQLRFIPEQWTDFIYCVIGEEFGFIGSIVIIILFLILFLRLLKLASNAKDKYHALIIIGVLSIIFSHFAINIGMNVGVTPVIGLPLPFLSYGGSSLMVNMILIGIVLNIYRNRKMYT, from the coding sequence GTGAAAGTAAGTTATAAGCTACAAGATAAATTTGATTTGGTAATATTTATTCCTGTCATTTTCTTAGTTATTATTGGATTAATGGCAATTTTCAGCGCAACTTATAATCAATCGCTGGCCTCTGGCAATTTTCAAAAACAACTAATAGCAGCTGTGTTTTCTGTTCTTATTTTATTAATAGTTTACTTTTTACCACCAGTAAGTTTAAGAGAGCTTGCGCTGCCATCTTATTTGTTATCTATATTTTTTTTAATTGTAGTGCTTGTTTTGGGAAGAACTGTTTATGGCTCTAAAAGCTGGCTTAATTTTGGACCTTTAGGATTTCAGCCAAGTGAATTTGCTAAAGTTGGCGTTGTTCTGTTCATGTCTCACTGGCTTACAAATAAAAAGGACGATATAAATAATGTGAAAGATATTGGAGTAGCACTTTTAATTGGATTTTTACCAGTAGCTTTAATTTTGCTTGAACCCGATATGGGTACTGCAATAGTATTTGTAATAATAACTATTTCTATTTTGTTCTGGAGCGGTATCAGTCTATTTGCAATGTTTGTGGTTTTGTCACCTGCCATAGTAATTTTTGCGTCACTATTGGGGACATTTTTCTTTATTCTTTCTTTAGCGTTTGTCGTTATTTGCTTAGTTTTTTTTAAAAGGGATTTATTCAATAGCATTACCATTTTTGTTGCGAACTTAGCTTCCAGCTATTTTTTTAGTTATATATATAAAATCTTGAAGCCGCATCAACAAAAAAGAATTGAAACCTTCCTTAATCCAAATGCTGATCCATTAGGTTCTGGGTACAATGCAATCCAAGCGAAAGTAGCAATAGGCTCAGGTGGAATCTTTGGGAAAGGCTACCTCCAAGGTAATCAGACACAACTTAGATTTATTCCTGAGCAATGGACAGACTTTATATATTGCGTTATAGGAGAAGAATTTGGGTTTATTGGCAGTATTGTAATTATTATTCTCTTTCTTATTCTGTTTTTAAGATTGCTTAAACTTGCCTCCAATGCAAAAGACAAATATCATGCTTTAATAATTATTGGTGTCCTTTCTATAATTTTCAGTCACTTTGCCATTAATATTGGAATGAATGTTGGTGTTACACCCGTAATTGGGCTGCCATTGCCATTTCTTAGTTATGGAGGCAGTTCATTAATGGTAAATATGATTTTAATTGGCATAGTTCTTAATATCTATCGTAACCGTAAAATGTATACATGA